The stretch of DNA ACCTAGAAGTACAGACTTTGAAGAAATAGATGGAATATCATTACCTTCATATAGAGGAGATATTATAAATGATATTGAATTTACAGAAAAAGCAAGAAACCCAAGAGCTAAGAAATTATTAAAAGCATACAATCAAAGTGCTGCAACTATGAATCTTTTAAGAGCATTTTCAAGGGGTGGAATGGCTGATTTAAATCAAGTTCATTTATGGAATTTAGACTTTGTAAAAGATAATTATTTAGGTGCAAAATATGAAGAACTTGCAAATAAAATCTCTGAGAGTTTAACATTTATGAAAGCTTGTGGAATTACAAGTGAAAATACTCCACAACTAAATCAAACAACGTTATTTACTTCACATGAAGCATTGTTATTAAACTACGAACAAGCACTAACAAGAAAAGATTCAATAACTGGTGATTGGTTCAACTGTGCTGCTCATATGTTGTGGATTGGAGATAGAACAAGAGATTTAAGAGATGCTCATATTGAGTATTTTAGAGGAATAAATAATCCAATTGGATGTAAAGTTGGTCCTTCTATGAAAGAAGATGAATTAATCCAATTAATTGATGCACTAAATCCAAATAATGAAGCAGGAAGATTAAACCTAATTGTAAGAATGGGTGCAAATAAAGTTGGTGATTTCTTCCCTAAATTATTACAAAAAGTAAAAGCAGAAGGTAAAAATGTATTATGGTCATGTGACCCAATGCACGGAAATACAATCAAAGCTGATAATGGATATAAAACAAGAGATTTTGAAGCAATTTTAAGTGAAGTGAAACAATTTTTCCAGATTCATAAAGCAGAAGGTACTTATGCTGGTGGAATTCATCTTGAAATGACAGGACAAAATGTAACAGAATGTACAGGAAGCGCATCTTCAGCAGTTACTCAAGAGAGTTTATCAAATAGATATCATACTCAATGTGATCCAAGATTAAATGCTGATCAAGCTTTAGAATTATCATTTATGATAGCAAATACTTTAAAAGAAGCTAGAAAGAATTTAGTTTAAGTGAAAAACTTAGGCTTAAAACTATTTATCCTAATCTTTTTATTATTTGGAATTAATATCTTTGCAAAAGATATTAATTCAATAAGCAATTCAAATTGGGAAACACTACATCTATATCATGGTGAAAATCAAAGAGGTGGACCATTTGCTTTTGATGATACTTATGTAGAGTTTGAGTTTGGTGGAAGATACGAATGGCTCGATTTATATGGATATGTAGATTTTATTGATGCACTAAATAGTTCAAGTAGTGATAAACATGGACAAAACAACTTCTTTGTAGATATTGAACCTAGAATTTCAATAGATTATTTATTAGATAAAGATTTATCTTATGGAGCTTTACAAGAGCTATTTTTTGCTTTTGATATATATTATGCTGATGAACCAAATGGTAATGGCTTAAAAATAGTTTGGATGGGTTTAGGAAGTGATATTGATATTCCTTGGTTGGGAAAAAGTGGAGTAAATATTTATACTAGATATGTTGAAGAAAACTATGGCGCAAGTAATGAAAATAGTTTTGATGGATATGTTGCCCATATAAATTGGTTTAAACCAATTTACAATTTTACACAAAGTAGATTTGTATCTTTTCAAGGTTATATAGATTACGAATTTGGAAGTGATTTAGATAATAATGCTTTTGAAAGAACTTATAGAACAAGTGATTCTTTACAATCATATTTAGGTTTGTGGTTACATGACAAAAAATGGGTTGTTGGATATGGGCTAAAAGCTTATAAAAATATGACACAATGGAAAGATGGCGAAGTTTTAAATAACAAAGAAACCGATACAACAGGTTTTGCACACTACTTTAATGTGGGTTATAAGTTTTAGAGTAGAAATTTCTCTACTCTATTATAAAAAAATATTTTTATAAAGCTCTTCATCCCAAGCAACTACTAACTTATCATCAAACTCAATAACAGGTCTTTTAAAAAGCATTGGGTCTTTACAAAGCCACTCATATTTACCATTTGAATTAAGATTTAACTCTTTTAAATTTAGAGTTTTGTATTTTGTACCTTTATTATTAAAAAGTACATTTATATCAGCTTTTGTAGTCCAATCTTTGATTTTATCACTTGATGGAGTCTCTTTTTTGAAATCAAAAAATTCAACTTCTATGTTATTATCTTTAAAAAATTTCAAAGCATTTCTCACACTTCCACAAGTTTTTATTCCGTAAACAGTTATCATTTTTTACTCAATAATTTTTGGAACTATAAAATAACCATCTTCACTTTTTGGAGCATGTTTTAAAATATGAGTTGAAAGTTCTAAATCTTGATTTGAAACATCTTCTCTTAATGGCGTTCCACCTTCAATCGTACTAAATGTAGCTTCAATTCCTGAAACATCGATTTCATTTAGATTTTCAACAAAGTTTATAATATCACCTAATTCTGATTTTAATTTTTCTTTTCTTGAATCATCAATTTCTAAACTTGAAAGTTTTGCTAATTTTGCTATTAAGTTATCATCAACAGTCATAATAAATAATCCTTATTTTTTGTATTTTTAATTCTAGCCAAAAAGAGTTTATTTGCTTCTTTTAGCGTAAAAGTCTTTTTTAAATTCAACCCAGTTATTTGAAAGTATCGCCTCTCTAGCTTGTTTCATTAAACTTAAATAGTAATGAATATTATGAATAGAACCAAGCCTAAAATAGGTAATTTCTTTTGCTCTATATAAGTGGTTTAAATATGCTTTTGAAAAGTTTTTGCAAGTATAACAATCACACGCTTCATCGATTGGAGTGATGTCATCTTTATATTCAGCTTTTTTGATATTTAATCTTCCAAAAGTAGTAAATAAAGTTCCATTTCTTGCATTTCTTGTTGGCATTACACAGTCAAACATATCAACACCACGCTCAATATTTTCTATTAAATCTTCCGGTGTTCCAACACCCATTAAATATCTTGGTTTATCTTTTGGCATAAATTGTGTAGTCCACTCAACAGTTTCATACATATCAGCATTTGGTTCACCAACACTTAATCCACCAATTGCAAAACCATCATAATCACTTAAAGCACAAAGTTGTTCTGCACTTTGTTTTCTAAACTCTTTATCTGTTCCACCTTGGATAATTGCAAAGATGTTTTGGTGTGTTCCAATAC from Arcobacter suis CECT 7833 encodes:
- a CDS encoding class II 3-deoxy-7-phosphoheptulonate synthase: MNNWNPSSWRDFPIKQQPTYNDLEKLKKVESELASYPPLIFAGEALNLKKQLADVVNGKAFLLQGGDCAESFASFNATNIKDLFKVMMQMAVVLTFSGGCPVVKVGRVAGQFAKPRSTDFEEIDGISLPSYRGDIINDIEFTEKARNPRAKKLLKAYNQSAATMNLLRAFSRGGMADLNQVHLWNLDFVKDNYLGAKYEELANKISESLTFMKACGITSENTPQLNQTTLFTSHEALLLNYEQALTRKDSITGDWFNCAAHMLWIGDRTRDLRDAHIEYFRGINNPIGCKVGPSMKEDELIQLIDALNPNNEAGRLNLIVRMGANKVGDFFPKLLQKVKAEGKNVLWSCDPMHGNTIKADNGYKTRDFEAILSEVKQFFQIHKAEGTYAGGIHLEMTGQNVTECTGSASSAVTQESLSNRYHTQCDPRLNADQALELSFMIANTLKEARKNLV
- a CDS encoding nucleoside-specific channel-forming Tsx family protein — its product is MKNLGLKLFILIFLLFGINIFAKDINSISNSNWETLHLYHGENQRGGPFAFDDTYVEFEFGGRYEWLDLYGYVDFIDALNSSSSDKHGQNNFFVDIEPRISIDYLLDKDLSYGALQELFFAFDIYYADEPNGNGLKIVWMGLGSDIDIPWLGKSGVNIYTRYVEENYGASNENSFDGYVAHINWFKPIYNFTQSRFVSFQGYIDYEFGSDLDNNAFERTYRTSDSLQSYLGLWLHDKKWVVGYGLKAYKNMTQWKDGEVLNNKETDTTGFAHYFNVGYKF
- a CDS encoding arsenate reductase family protein, whose amino-acid sequence is MITVYGIKTCGSVRNALKFFKDNNIEVEFFDFKKETPSSDKIKDWTTKADINVLFNNKGTKYKTLNLKELNLNSNGKYEWLCKDPMLFKRPVIEFDDKLVVAWDEELYKNIFL
- the gatC gene encoding Asp-tRNA(Asn)/Glu-tRNA(Gln) amidotransferase subunit GatC, yielding MTVDDNLIAKLAKLSSLEIDDSRKEKLKSELGDIINFVENLNEIDVSGIEATFSTIEGGTPLREDVSNQDLELSTHILKHAPKSEDGYFIVPKIIE
- the tgt gene encoding tRNA guanosine(34) transglycosylase Tgt, with the translated sequence MEFTINATSNNARACTIVTAHSTIQTPVFMPVGTQGTVKALDANDMLELGAKIILGNTYHLYLRPGSKLVKKFGGLHGFSKFPNSFLTDSGGFQAFSLSSNSKPDENGIMFKSHIDGSKHYFTPKSVLDTQYDLNSDIMMILDDLVALPNTKERIAKSIERTTKWAKEAIEYHMEQKAKGIGTHQNIFAIIQGGTDKEFRKQSAEQLCALSDYDGFAIGGLSVGEPNADMYETVEWTTQFMPKDKPRYLMGVGTPEDLIENIERGVDMFDCVMPTRNARNGTLFTTFGRLNIKKAEYKDDITPIDEACDCYTCKNFSKAYLNHLYRAKEITYFRLGSIHNIHYYLSLMKQAREAILSNNWVEFKKDFYAKRSK